The following nucleotide sequence is from Gordonia jinghuaiqii.
CGTCACAGCATCTTTCGGCGGCACGCTCGGGGCCGGCGGGGTGGCCGACCGCGAACAGTTCGATCGGCTCGGCGTGCCCACCTACCTCTCGCCCACGGACTGCATCGGCAAGTCCGGCGAGAGCGTGAACTCCGACGGCGCGCGCGAGGAGCCGTTCACACTGGAGCTGGTCTATCGCGAGATCCGGGAACTGGCAAGGATCTTCGACGTTGCCGAGCGCGGCGAACAGTTGGTCTCCGAGCTGGCGCGCCGCCACCGGGAGGCCACCATGGACGCCGGTCCCGGGACCTCGATGGTGTTCTGGTTCGCCGACACCAAGACGCCGTACATGGCCGGGTGTTGTGGATCGTCGGGTGTGATCGCCGAGGCGGTCGGGGCGCGCAACATCTTCGCCGACACCACCGACGAATGGCCCCAGGTGAGCTGGGAGAGTGTCGCCGAGCGCAATCCGACCGTGATCGTGCTCGCCGACCTGAGCCGCCGCAGCATCGACGGAGATGCGCTGTCGAGCAAGATCGAGTTCCTGGAGAGCCATCCGGTGACGAGCAAGCTCGACGCGGTGCGGGCCGGACGCTACGCCGTGGTCAACGGAGCCGATCTCAACCCGTCGATCCGCACCGTCGACGGTGTCGAGAAAGTCGCTGCCGCCCTGCGGAACTGGAACACGCCATCCTGACATCGGGCATGCGCACCGAGGTCGCGACGGCGAACGGACACACCCGGTTCCGCGGTCTGATCTGGGTTCCCGGGACGGTCGTGCTGCTGTTCTCGCTCGGCGCATCGGTGACCATCGGAGTCGCCGAACTGTCCGTCGGCGATGTGATGCGCGTGCTGATCGGACATCTCGGCGGTCCGCCGTCGGGGTTGTCGCCGGTGCGCGACAGCATCGTATGGGAGCTACGACTACCGCGGGCGCTCATGGCAGCTGTCTGCGGGGCGGGCCTGGCCCTGTGCGGGGTGATCATGCAGTCGCTGCTCCGCAATCCACTCGCCGACCCGTACGTCCTGGGTGTGTCCTCCGGCGCGTCGACCGGCGCGGTGTCGGTGGTCGTGCTGGGCGTGGGCTCGGGTGCGCTGTCGCTGTCCGGCGGCGCATTCCTCGGCGCGCTCGCGTCCTTCGTGCTGGTGATGATCCTGGCGACCGGTGCCGGCGGCGGCACGGCCCGCATCGTGCTGGCGGGAGTGGCCGGGACGCAGCTGTTTTCGGCACTGACTTCGTTCATCGTGATCTCCTCCGCCGACGCCGAACGCACCCGCGGCATCCTGTTCTGGCTGCTGGGTTCGCTCTCCGGGGTCGACTGGTGGGACGTCGCGGTGTCGGCCTTCGCGACCGCGCTGGGTGTGGCGATCTGTCTGTGGCAGGCCCGGGCGCTCGACGCGTTCACCTTCGGCGCCGGGGCGGCCGCGTCCCTCGGGGTGTCGGTGGCGTGGGTCCGGGGTGGTCTGCTCGTCGTCGTGGCCCTGGTCACGGCGACGCTGGTGAGTTCGGTGGGTGCGATCGGATTCGTCGGGCTCGTCCTGCCACACGCGACCCGGCTGGTCGTGGGCGTCGCGCACCGCCGGCTGGTGCCCGCGGTGGTGGTTGCCGGTGCGATCTTCATGATCTGGGTGGACACGATCGCGCGTACCGCCTTTGCGCCTCAAGAGATCCCGGTCGGGGTGGTCACCGCACTGATCGGGGTCCCGGTCTTTGCTGCGTTGTTGTTCCGGATGCGGGGTGCCGCATGACGATTCGCGCACACAAGGTGTCGTGGACGAGGGGTGGCAACCTCGTCCTCGACGACGTGACCCTGGTGGCCGAGCCCGGCGAGATGATCGGCATCCTCGGCCCCAACGGGTCGGGCAAGTCCTCGCTGCTCCGTGCGCTCGGCGGACTCGCGCGCCCACAGCTCGGCGAGGTGTCCATCGATGGCACGGACATCACCACGATCCGACGTCGGCAGCTCGCCCGGCGCGTGGCAGTGGTGTCGCAGCACGCGACCACCGATGTCGACCTGTCGGTGATCGATGTGGTCCGGCTGGGCCGGATTCCGCATCGCTCCACCTTCGGCGACGACGACCACGGCGAACGTGTGGTGGCAGAGGTGTTGGCGCGCACCGGACTCGCGTCGAAGGCGCACGACCGGTGGCACACGCTCTCGGGCGGTGAGAAGCAGCGCGCCCAGATCGCGCGGGCGCTCGCGCAGGAACCCGCCGAGTTGTTGCTCGACGAGCCGACGAATCACCTGGACATACGGCATCAATTGGAGTTGCTCGGGTTTGTCGCCTCACTGGGCATCACGAGCTACGCCGCGTTGCACGACCTCAATCTCGCGGCGATGTTCTGCCACCGGGTGATGGTGTTGTGCGCGGGACGGGTGGTGGGATTCGGGTCGCCGGCGCAGGTGATCACCGCCGAGATGATCGCCGAGGTGTACGGCGTCGACGCGAATGTGGAGGTCAGCGCAGACGGGATGGCGTCGGTGCGGTTCGCGCCGCCGATGGGCGGTATGCGGCGACGGCGTCACTGCCGCAACACGGCGACGGCAGACCTCAGCCCGAGATGAGCATCCAGGCGGCGGCGTAGTGGAGCAGCGCGGCGATCGCGGTGCACACGTGGAACACCTCGTGGTAACCGAAGGTGGCCGGCCACGGATCGGGCCGGCGCAGTGCGTACAGCACACCGCCGACGCTGTAGAAGACGCCGCCGAGCGCGAGCAGGATCATCACCGCCACGCCGGTCTGGGTGGCCAGCGCGGGTGCGACGGCGACGATCACCCAGCCGAGCAGGATGTAGAGGGTCACGCCGAGCCAGCGGGGCGCGGCCGGCCAGAGGATCTTCAGGGTGGCCCCGGACAGCGCGCCCACCCACACGACGCCCAACACCCACCAGCTCGTCGGGGAGGGCAGGCCCAGCGCGCAGAACGGGGTGTAGGTGCCGGCGATGAACACGAAGATCATCGAGTGATCGGCACGCTTCATCCGGATTCGCGCGCGCGAGGTCTTCCACGGGACGCGGTGATAGACGGCGCTGACGGAGAACAGGCCGACCACGGTGACCGCGTAGATCGCGCACGTCACCGTCGCGAGGGCGCCCTGGGTGAGTGCGGCGCCCACGACCAGCGCGAGACCGGCCACGGCCGCCGCATAGGCGGAGTAGTGGTGGATCACCCCGCGCAGGCGGGGGCGGTCGTCCGCGGACGGATTCAGCAGCGTGCTCACCTAACCTACGGTACCGTAACTTGGGTTACGGGCCAGTCGTCCGTGCGCCCGATGAGGATCGGCCTCGTCTCCTGACGGCGCGTAAGGTGTCGGGCGTGACACGAGGCCGAGAAGACGCACACGCCCGGACGGAGCCGGCCGAGCATCCACTGGCCAGGCCGGCGCGTCGATGAAGCTGCTGCCCGACAGGCTGCGCCGCCCCGTTCTCACCGTCTACGAACGCCGGCTGATCCAGCTCCTCGACACCGACCGTCTGCCACGGCACGTCGCGATCATCTGCGACGGCAACCGGCGGTGGGCACGGGAGGCCGGGTTCGACGATGTCAGCCACGGTCACCGCGTGGGAGCCCAGCGCATCGCCGACATGCTCAGCTGGTGCGCCGGTCTCGGCATCGGGGCCGTCACCATCTATCTGCTGTCCACCGAGAACCTGAACCGGTCGTCGGAGGAACTCGACGCGCTCCTCGAGATCGTGCCCGACATCGTCGACGAGATCTCGGCCCCGGAGGGGGAGTGGCGCATCCGGATCGTCGGCACGCTCGACGCGCTGCCGGAGCCGGTCGCCCAGCGACTGCGCGCCGCGGCGGATCGCACCTGCGAGCGCGTCGGGATGAATGTCAACGTCGCGGTCGGATACGGCGGGCGACAGGAGATCGTTGATGCGGTGCGGGCCCTTCTCGACGAGAAACTCGCCGCGGGTGCGACTCCCGCCGAGATGATCGACGCGGTGACGGTCGAGGCCATCGACGCCAACCTCTACACCAAGGGACAACCCGACCCCGACCTGGTGATCCGCACCTCGGGTGAACAGCGCCTGTCGGGATTCCTGTTGTGGCAGAGCGCCTACTCCGAGATCTGGTTCACCGACGCCTATTGGCCGGAGTTCCGTCGCGTCGATTTCCTTCGCGCGCTACGCGATTACGCCGCCCGCAGCCGACGCTTCGGCAAGTAGCGCCGCTGCTCACGCCGGGGCCCGGTCGGCGAGCAGTGCGGTGAGGGCGCGCAGATCGGTGGTGAACGTCGACGGTGCGGGTGTGCCGAAGCCGACGGCGACCCCGCCCGACGGCAGGGGATCGGCCGCCGGATGCCGGAACAGGGACTGGCCGACGATGCTGATCCCGCGTTCATAGGCGCGGTGGACGAGTGCGTCCTCCTCGGCGTGATCGACGGGGATCACCGCGTGGAGTCCCGCGGCGATCCCGGGGAGTTCCAGGCCGATCTCGTCCAGGGCTGCGACCAGGGCGTCGCGCCGGTCCCGGTAGACCTGCCGGCTGCGGCGGATGTGCCGGTCGTAGGCGCCGGTGTCGATGAGTTCCGCGAGTACCAGCTGGTCGACGATGGACGCATCCGGCTCGCGGATTCCCTTGGCATCCAGAACCACCTGCACGAGGTGCGGGGGCAGCGCCAGCCAGCCGACGCGTACGGCGGGCGAGAGGCTCTTGCTCATCGAGCCTGCGTGGATCACCACGTCGGGCCCGAGTGCCTGCAGTGCCCCGACGGGATCGCGGTCGTACCGGAACTCGCCGTCGTAGTCGTCTTCGACGATGATCGCGCCGGTGCGTCGTGCCCAGTCGACCACCTGCATCCGCCGGGCGGGCGACAGGGCGACGCCGGTGGGGAACTGGTGACTCGGTGTCAGCAGGACGGCGCCCGCGCCGCTGTGCTCGAGGTCGGCGACGACCATGCCGTCGTGGTCGATGGGAATCGGTACGACGCGGGTGCCGCCACGCTCGAGCGGCTGCCAGTGGAACGGCAGTCCGTGACTCTCCACGGCGATCGTGTCGCCGAACACGCTGCGCGACAACAATTCCAGGGCCGAGGAGACCGACGTGCCGAGAACGATCTCGCCGCCGGTGGTACGCACCCCCCGCGTCCGGCCGAGGTAGGCGGCCAGCGCGGAGCGGAGTTCGGGTCGCCCCTGCGGGTGTGCGGGCGCGAAGGCGTCGTCGGCGGTCTCGGTCAGGACGCGGCGAGTGGCGCGGATCCAGTCGGTGCGCGGGAACATCGCGGCGCAGGGCTGGCCGAGGAAGAAGTCGTGGCGAATCGCCGACGGTGTCACCGGCGAGGACTCCTCGATCATGGCCGGTGGCCGCGACGAGCCCTCGGCGACCCGCGTCGCCGACCCCTGCCGGGCGGTGAGCCAACCCTCGGCGATCAGTTCCTGGTACACCGCCGAGACCGTCCCGCGCGCGAGCCCGAGGTCGGCGGCGAGAGAACGGTAGGGAGGTAACGCGGTCCCGGCCGGAAGCCGGCCTTCGAGGATTGCAGACCTGAGGGCCTCGATGAGGGCGCGCCGACGCGTCGCTCCTCGGCCACGCCGGCCGGCGTCGGGGTCCGGCTGGAGTTCGAGGAACAGGTCGGTGCCCAGCCGCTGCGCGACGTCGGTCCACGGGTCGGCCGGGGTCGGGTCGTCGGCCGGTGCGACGCCTGCGGGATTGGCTCGTTTTTCTGCCACCGAATTGCACCACTTTCTTGCGCTAATCACGCAATAGCCTAGGTGTCGTCAGGACGATGTTCCACCGAGGAGGAGCAAGATGAAGGTCGCGGTGATCGGAGCGAGTGGTGTGCTGGGCAGTCAGGTCGCCGACCTGCTTGCCGGCC
It contains:
- a CDS encoding PLP-dependent aminotransferase family protein, whose translation is MAEKRANPAGVAPADDPTPADPWTDVAQRLGTDLFLELQPDPDAGRRGRGATRRRALIEALRSAILEGRLPAGTALPPYRSLAADLGLARGTVSAVYQELIAEGWLTARQGSATRVAEGSSRPPAMIEESSPVTPSAIRHDFFLGQPCAAMFPRTDWIRATRRVLTETADDAFAPAHPQGRPELRSALAAYLGRTRGVRTTGGEIVLGTSVSSALELLSRSVFGDTIAVESHGLPFHWQPLERGGTRVVPIPIDHDGMVVADLEHSGAGAVLLTPSHQFPTGVALSPARRMQVVDWARRTGAIIVEDDYDGEFRYDRDPVGALQALGPDVVIHAGSMSKSLSPAVRVGWLALPPHLVQVVLDAKGIREPDASIVDQLVLAELIDTGAYDRHIRRSRQVYRDRRDALVAALDEIGLELPGIAAGLHAVIPVDHAEEDALVHRAYERGISIVGQSLFRHPAADPLPSGGVAVGFGTPAPSTFTTDLRALTALLADRAPA
- a CDS encoding FecCD family ABC transporter permease; protein product: MRTEVATANGHTRFRGLIWVPGTVVLLFSLGASVTIGVAELSVGDVMRVLIGHLGGPPSGLSPVRDSIVWELRLPRALMAAVCGAGLALCGVIMQSLLRNPLADPYVLGVSSGASTGAVSVVVLGVGSGALSLSGGAFLGALASFVLVMILATGAGGGTARIVLAGVAGTQLFSALTSFIVISSADAERTRGILFWLLGSLSGVDWWDVAVSAFATALGVAICLWQARALDAFTFGAGAAASLGVSVAWVRGGLLVVVALVTATLVSSVGAIGFVGLVLPHATRLVVGVAHRRLVPAVVVAGAIFMIWVDTIARTAFAPQEIPVGVVTALIGVPVFAALLFRMRGAA
- a CDS encoding ABC transporter substrate-binding protein — protein: MHFSRFTRRTRFACATAVLALIAGCSSSLDEPSAGAAVVLDNCGHTTTVAAPPERVVSLNQGSTEILLSLGLAERMVGTATWTDPVRENLAQANARVPRLADNKPSLETVLATEPDFVTASFGGTLGAGGVADREQFDRLGVPTYLSPTDCIGKSGESVNSDGAREEPFTLELVYREIRELARIFDVAERGEQLVSELARRHREATMDAGPGTSMVFWFADTKTPYMAGCCGSSGVIAEAVGARNIFADTTDEWPQVSWESVAERNPTVIVLADLSRRSIDGDALSSKIEFLESHPVTSKLDAVRAGRYAVVNGADLNPSIRTVDGVEKVAAALRNWNTPS
- the trhA gene encoding PAQR family membrane homeostasis protein TrhA, which codes for MSTLLNPSADDRPRLRGVIHHYSAYAAAVAGLALVVGAALTQGALATVTCAIYAVTVVGLFSVSAVYHRVPWKTSRARIRMKRADHSMIFVFIAGTYTPFCALGLPSPTSWWVLGVVWVGALSGATLKILWPAAPRWLGVTLYILLGWVIVAVAPALATQTGVAVMILLALGGVFYSVGGVLYALRRPDPWPATFGYHEVFHVCTAIAALLHYAAAWMLISG
- a CDS encoding isoprenyl transferase, which encodes MKLLPDRLRRPVLTVYERRLIQLLDTDRLPRHVAIICDGNRRWAREAGFDDVSHGHRVGAQRIADMLSWCAGLGIGAVTIYLLSTENLNRSSEELDALLEIVPDIVDEISAPEGEWRIRIVGTLDALPEPVAQRLRAAADRTCERVGMNVNVAVGYGGRQEIVDAVRALLDEKLAAGATPAEMIDAVTVEAIDANLYTKGQPDPDLVIRTSGEQRLSGFLLWQSAYSEIWFTDAYWPEFRRVDFLRALRDYAARSRRFGK
- a CDS encoding ABC transporter ATP-binding protein, with protein sequence MTIRAHKVSWTRGGNLVLDDVTLVAEPGEMIGILGPNGSGKSSLLRALGGLARPQLGEVSIDGTDITTIRRRQLARRVAVVSQHATTDVDLSVIDVVRLGRIPHRSTFGDDDHGERVVAEVLARTGLASKAHDRWHTLSGGEKQRAQIARALAQEPAELLLDEPTNHLDIRHQLELLGFVASLGITSYAALHDLNLAAMFCHRVMVLCAGRVVGFGSPAQVITAEMIAEVYGVDANVEVSADGMASVRFAPPMGGMRRRRHCRNTATADLSPR